TACAGACATTTttgttctttccttttcttctttgttCCACTTTTATATCTATATGTACTGCCAAGAtgtaattttgtttttttttcagtaaCGGTGCAAATTTTTGTTTATAGAAAAACAAGGACTGGCTTTTCTTAAATGAGAAAAAGAAGGCTATTTACTTAGGCAAATTCATAAGAGCAGTGATATATGTGCAACCCATTATATTTGTACAGATTCTCCATAAAACAGAAGGTCAGCTCATTTATGAATCAAAACCATTTGGTTAAAAGTTTTGTAGTACACGCAAAGAAAatgttttatttcaaaaaatatatatataaaatgttTCTGTGGCAGGCCGTGCAAGCCAGCCCGGAATTATTCTTCCGGCCCATGGATCCGTCAGCACAGCCCGTTACCCCGTACTGTCCCTCAAAAAGATATCTTCCCCATTGTCCTCGTGTCGTCGTCGTGTCTGCTCGATTATCGCCTCATTCCTCGCGCTCATCGCCCATTTCACCCACCGTGGCTGCCACTCGCCCCCTActcccgccacgccgccggcgatgaCCGACGCCTCCCAAACGCAAATCCTCCCCCCGTCTCCATGACGACTCCCGCGAACCCCGCCCCGCTCCTCTCCTCCCGCCCCAACCCCTCCCACCCGCTCCACTGCCGCCCCCGGCTCCCCcaccctccggccgccgccaacaccaccggcgccgcctcgtcACCGGACTGgttcctcccccgccgccctccggACACGGACACGCCCACCTCATCCGGCGGCCGCGTCGCCGCACGGGACCCTGGCGTTCGCGTCAAGGCCAAGGAGGGCACCGAGGAGGAGACGAGTAAGAAGggtaggaggaggaggtggtgggagCGGTGGTCCGGGGACAAGGAGAGCTACCTGGTCGACGACGTCGAGCCGCTCCCGATCCCCATGACCGTGCCAGGGGCTGAGCCCATGTCGCGGGAGGAGCTCGACCGCCGGCTCAGCTGCGACGTCGAGGTCGAGGTGAGTGCTTCAATTTTTGTGTTCCATTTGGCGTGTTGGGgttgggcgccgccgcgcaggtgaTGAGCTTGGGATGTGTGGGTTTGTGTTGTAGGATTGTAAGACGGTTTCATACGAGTGGGCCGGCAAATGCCGGAGCTGCCAGGGGACGGGGCTCGTCAGCTACTTCAGGAAGAAGGGCAAGGAGACCATCTGCAAGTGTGTACCATGCGCCGGCATTGGTGAGATGGGATTTCTCGGACTTGATTTCCTTAGAGCAACTCTAGCAAACCCTCTAAACAGCCCCCTATCCCAAGTTTAGAGGGCTAAACAAAAAAATACACTCTAGCAGACCCTCTACTTCACCCTCTATTTTGGGGAGGCCTCCAAAATCTCTCCTCCACCCTCCATTCCTAGGGGGTCTCTAGGGAGCCCTTTATTATATATTGGAATTGAGGGCTATTGCTGGAGTTTGAAACAAATTTAGAAGCCTCTAAAAATAGAGGCAGCCCTCATTTAACATTTAGAGGGTCTGAGTTAGGggctattgctggagttgctcttacatGTACAATATTGTTCTTGTTAGGAGTAAAAGATCTAGACAGAGCAAGACTAAGGTTACCCAGATCTTGTTGCTGGTAGATCTCCATTACTAGTGCATAGGGTGTAAAATCTCAAGATAAGGCTTGACCATTGTGATTACATGTGATGTCGTTGTGACAGAATACTAATTAGATAGATCACAGATAATGTAGTCATGCCGTAGAGCCGCCGTTACTGCCGGAGGCACAATGCTGTTATAATTGCAAAATGTCCAACACTACGATGGTTTGAACTTTGAACCCCCATGACTAAGTTATTTGCTACAGTTTGAGCTGCTAACAATGGGCATTAGGCATTTGTTTTGTGAGAAGAACCCTAGCTTGGCACAAATTAGGCTGTATGCTTGCAAATTTACAGCATATTGCCACTTGCACTAATTCCTAAGGCCTCCAGTATTCACTGTTGTGTCCATACAGCGTTTGTGGATTGACTTGTGAAATACTTCTTATATGTGAGTCTTGTACATAAATATCACTCAAGTTTCTTTGCAAATATGTGATTGTTATCATCTTTACTATTGGAGTTGTGTTGGTGTATCAGCATATGATTCCCTGGTATTATCTGAAGAAATATAGTTCTCGGTCAGTTTCCTACAGTAAATTATGCACATGAGCACTGAGATGGGGATCTTCAATCAACGGTTCTCTGTGTTGTTCTAACCTATTGTCTTTGGTTTAtacaagtataacatgaatgcTAGTCGCACAAGAAACAATAAAGGACATAGTTGCAAGTGTCAGTTGATAGGCATGATGAAAAATTATCAATGTCATAGTTGTAAATTTCTGAGTAAATTGTATGGTGACAAAACATGAGATTTCTAGTCTACGCATAATGGACAGGATAATCCCTCAGCTCTCACTCTGATGGATTTACACACGAGACATCTCAACTGAACTAAACATCTTAATTGGCTGCATGCATACGAATAAAGCATATGTTAATGATCTGAAGActgtatatgggcagcagcctTTGGGGTGAGATCAGAGATGATATACTAATGATACTCCATAAACTTCAGAGCACAGAAAACTCTGGATTATGTAGCTCTAGACATTGTGGACAAACACAGGTAAATTTGAGCAACTGTAACCCTAGAAATAATATATTGCTAGGCTATTTGGTTGAGTTATGTCGTATACAGTTTTCACTGTTTCAAATGTTCCTATTTTTTTATGTTATACTAGTTGGAAAAGGTTGTATCCTATGCAACAGGGTGTTTAGGTGGAACCTAGTAGAAAGTTACCCATGACCTTTCGATTTCAGAGCAATTGATGACACTGAACATTTGGTTCCTTATTCACAGCAAACATGACCGAACTTTCCTCGGGGTTTGCCTTCTATCATGATGAACCCGTCCCCAAGTTCCTGTCCTCACCATGGATCCAGGGTAATGATACCCATAGATATGTTTGTCTAATTAACTTCTGCACCAGCTCAATGCATTCTTACTTGATTCCCACCGCTAAACTACAAGCATGGTCCATGTCCTTCTTGCACTTGTTGCTGCAGCTGCATTCACCATGTAACTGAAACCGAGCGGACCCTTTGTTCATGTCCTGTGTACTCCTATGTCCTTTTCTAGATTAGCCACCACTCACTTCACACTTGTAAaccttgaaatattttcttAAGTACTAGATTGAAAGATCAACAGTTGATCCGTTTTCAATGGTTTTCTTTTTAACTTCTGCAGAACATGTGGTTCCGTGTTACCCAACTGTCTTGCAGGGGACATGAGAAATAAGGGAATGGTATGAAGTACCCAAACACAAAGTTATTGGTACTGCTACCTTACCTGATAAATAAAACCCCTGATGAGATTGCTATACTCCATTAGTTGTGTAGTTGTTGACAGATGATTGTAATTCAGTTGTCTAGCGGGCAGTGTGACACCAAGATGTTCCGCTGATTCTACCTcattttgtttcttttcatgTCATGTCATGGAAAAGTATAGTTGGACCAATTAGATTGAGCTTGAGAGCTTGTGTCATGTCAAAGTGTTGGGCTTTCTTTCTACCAGCTCAGGcagcgtttagtttccaaacttttttgcacagtacccatcacatcaagttttcgaacacatgcatggagtattaaatgcagttggaaaaaataactaattacacagtcgaACTGATTCatacaagatgaatctaatgatgttaattaatctatgattggacattaattgtcgAGTAACAAACGTGCTACAGTTCCCAAATCcgaactttttcaccaactaaacacccccttactGCTTTTACTGTTATTTTCTCCTAGCTGAAATTTATATGCTGACTTCTTCCCATGCCGGTGGGACTGGAACTTTATTTGTTTTGCAGGTTATGTAAGGAAAATTACATTTCGCGAAGACATTCAAAAGATCGATGAGCTAGACAATGGCAAACCACCATAATTTGAAGGGTCCAAGTTATTTGACTGCTGTATTTTAAAACTGCTGCTGAATTGCTTGTGCTCGCAACCTTCAAGTTGACCTATGATTCTTTACACTGCACATTCTACCGTTCGGGCATCATACATGGATGGATTGTTATTCTTTAAGCATTGCAAACTTATCGATTGTGCACAATAATTGTACCCGTGTTACCCCTTGTTGTTCACTGACAGATATGATAACAATCGGATATATATAGAAAAGAATTTAATAAATTTCAGGGTAATTCTTTGGCCGCCACCCAGCAGGATAAAACTTTTGTGTTGTACATTCCCAAGCAGCTTCAAATTAGATTCTTACTTTGCACGTTGGCATGTTCCATCTGTTGCCCTCTTTTCTGGTTTGAGATTGCCTACCCTGCAAGTTCTAGAGGAATCCCACATTCTGAAACTTTCTGCAGCTGTCACAGCATATGTATTCTGGCAAACTTTGTTGATGGCAGGGGCACACAAAGTCTATATACTTTGATGAAGGGCATCCATCTTCTGTAGCTACCTGCAGTAGATCAGTTGATCACAAAATGTCTCATCTGAGCATTCTCTCCAAGTACAATCTCGCGAAGCTCCGGTCCAACCCTGTCGGCCAGGGACCGGCAGTTCTCCGATCTGAGCACCTACAAGCCCGACGAGGAGGAGATGAAAGTGTTCCTCATGATCGCTAGGGACCCCCGCGGGATCAAACAGGAAGGACCTGCAGCTGCTCCTGGAGAGGCTCGGGaaggccgacgccgccggcgaggcgcggcggaTGATGTGCGTCGCGGACCACAACAAGGACACGGGTACATGGACCTGGAGGAGTTCATGGAGGTTCACAATAACGGCGTGCAGCTGGGGGACATCCGGCGGGCGTTCTTCGTGTTCGACAGGAACGGGGACGGCAGGATCAGCGCCGAGGAGATCATGACAGTGCTGCGCAAGCTCGGGGAGAGCTGCAGCCTGGAGAGTTGCCGGAAGATGGTGAGGGAGATTGACGGGAACGGGGATGGCTTCGTCGACATGGACGATTTCATGGCCATGATGACTCGCCCACGGAGGAAGCTGTGAGCTGTGGAGCACTGGAATTCCATGGACTCTCCGATGTTTTTTCCAGCAAGGGCCAAGCCCGAATTTCATTACCACGGGAGCAACGAAATTACAGAGTCTGAAGAGTTCAGCCACTAGGAACCAGCGTGCGTACAAAGTTCAGACATAACGAACGAGATGCTAACAAGCAGAGAAACAAGTTCAGAAATAAAAACAGAGGATAACCAAAACAGTCTCCACGCAGAAATCTCCAGCTTGACACGAAGGTGACGAAACCGATCACTGAAGAAGAACCATCCCTGCATCATCGCCGGCCGCCTGGGTGTGGAAGTGCAGTGCCGTCTTCAGAAGGACCCCTGCGCGGCTTCCAGATCTTCCTTGTTTTGCCCTGCTTGTAAACCTGCCCAGTAATTTAGAAAGGAGCTCATTGAGCACACAATTTTCGTAGGTGATCTGATTAACTTGTTCTCAAAGCAACTTTTGTTTCGGGCCGTCCAAATTGCCCAGCAAATGACAGCCAAGCCAATCATATAAAACTGTTTTCCATTAGGAAGAGAAGTTGCAATCCAATGCCAAAATTGGCCAAAAGAAGTAGGTCTATGGGTTGCTCCTAGAACAAACGCCACCAAACTCCAGATATATCCTGCAATAAAGCAATCGAAAAAAAGATGGTCAATGGTTTCCAACTCATTGCAAAAGCGGCAGTGCAGGTCCCCAGACCAGTTTCGCCTAGCTAGATTAGCCAAAGCCAAATTTTGATTTTGAGGGGGAGTTTTGCCTTCCAGATCAACTTGTAATGAGCACCAAATTCGTTCCTACTTAAGTGAGCATAAGTTGATTTCACCGAGAAGGCACCAGAGTTTTCCCAGGCCCATTTAGGCTTATCTTTTTCATTGTTAGCTGCGAAGGATGCCAAAAGGTCTTTCATTTTCCTATGTTGGTATTGCAGGCTTTCATCTAGCCATCTCCTATAAGATAAATGCCAATGCTGACTTACAGCCTTTTCAACCGTGATCTCAGTCTCATTGCAGATTTCAAAAAGCTGTGGGAATTTATCCTTCAGACAGGATCCACACACCCAAATATCTTTCCAAAAGCTAGTTTGATCTCCTTTCCCCACCATCATCTTTCTCCCAGCAATATAGATATCTCTCACAGAAAGTAGCTGATTCCACACAGGGGAATTGGTAGGTTTCTTTTTAAGAAGAGCTACACAAGAATTCTTGATGTATTTCTTCCTTACTATTTCATGCCAGAGTCCATCCTTCTGTTCTAGCTTCCACCACCATTTACAAAGAAGACTAATATTCATTTTCTGAAGGTCTTTGACACCTAAGCCACCTTTCATCTTAAGTTGGGAAATTCTTTTCCACTTAACTAAATGATACTTCTTTTTCAAGCCACCCCCCTTGTGCCAGAAGAATCTTTTCCTAATACaatcaatttttttcaaaattgtcTTGGGCAGTAAATACATTGACATGCTATAAATGGGAATGCTGCTGAGGCAAGCATTCAACAAAGTCAGCCGTCCTCCCAAAGACAGCATTCCACCTTTCCAACCGTCCAATCTTTTGGAAACTTTCTCCACTAAGGGGAGCCAGTTAGCAATTTGGATTCTATTCTCAGGGACAGGAACACCAAGGTACTTAATAGGCCAGCTCCCTGTGGCACAGTTGAACATTTCGGCATAGCCTAAAGTTTTTCCACTGTCTTGGGAAACCATTATCACTTCACTTTtgttgaaatttatttttaaaccaGACATACTTTCATAGAGGTAGAGAAGCAATTTCACATTCTGGGCCATTTCCATATCATCTTGCACACACAGGATTGTGTCATCTACATATTGAAGAAGGGCTAGGCCTCCTTCAATATAATCTGGGATCAGACCTTGAATCAGATGATTTCTTTGTCCCATAGCCATCATTTTGGCTAGCACATCAGCTGCTATATTAAAAAACAAAGGAGATAGAGGGTCTCCTTGCCTTACTCCTTTGCCACTTTTGAAATAAGGTCCCAACCTATCATTAATTTTTACACTGAGGGTACCACTTGTGACTATCTCTTTTACCCACTTGCACCATCTTTCTGGGAAACCCCTTTGGAACATACAAACAAATAAGAAGTCCCAGTTTA
This portion of the Panicum virgatum strain AP13 chromosome 2N, P.virgatum_v5, whole genome shotgun sequence genome encodes:
- the LOC120660885 gene encoding protein disulfide-isomerase SCO2-like isoform X1; its protein translation is MTTPANPAPLLSSRPNPSHPLHCRPRLPHPPAAANTTGAASSPDWFLPRRPPDTDTPTSSGGRVAARDPGVRVKAKEGTEEETSKKGRRRRWWERWSGDKESYLVDDVEPLPIPMTVPGAEPMSREELDRRLSCDVEVEDCKTVSYEWAGKCRSCQGTGLVSYFRKKGKETICKCVPCAGIANMTELSSGFAFYHDEPVPKFLSSPWIQGYVRKITFREDIQKIDELDNGKPP
- the LOC120660885 gene encoding protein disulfide-isomerase SCO2-like isoform X2 translates to MTTPANPAPLLSSRPNPSHPLHCRPRLPHPPAAANTTGAASSPDWFLPRRPPDTDTPTSSGGRVAARDPGVRVKAKEGTEEETSKKGRRRRWWERWSGDKESYLVDDVEPLPIPMTVPGAEPMSREELDRRLSCDVEVEDCKTVSYEWAGKCRSCQGTGLVSYFRKKGKETICKCVPCAGIANMTELSSGFAFYHDEPVPKFLSSPWIQEHVVPCYPTVLQGT
- the LOC120660885 gene encoding protein disulfide-isomerase SCO2-like isoform X4, with protein sequence MTTPANPAPLLSSRPNPSHPLHCRPRLPHPPAAANTTGAASSPDWFLPRRPPDTDTPTSSGGRVAARDPGVRVKAKEGTEEETSKKGRRRRWWERWSGDKESYLVDDVEPLPIPMTVPGAEPMSREELDRRLSCDVEVEDCKTVSYEWAGKCRSCQGTGLVSYFRKKGKETICKCVPCAGIEHVVPCYPTVLQGT
- the LOC120660885 gene encoding protein disulfide-isomerase SCO2-like isoform X3, with translation MTTPANPAPLLSSRPNPSHPLHCRPRLPHPPAAANTTGAASSPDWFLPRRPPDTDTPTSSGGRVAARDPGVRVKAKEGTEEETSKKGRRRRWWERWSGDKESYLVDDVEPLPIPMTVPGAEPMSREELDRRLSCDVEVEDCKTVSYEWAGKCRSCQGTGLVSYFRKKGKETICKCVPCAGIGYVRKITFREDIQKIDELDNGKPP